The window GTGAAAATTCCACCCTTATTTCGAGCCTGCAAAAAGACCTCCTTGCGCGCGGCGTGACTGGAACGGAGGGACATCATGCCAGCCGTCCGCCACGGGTGGAAGCCGAAGGGGTGCATCATCTGATGACCTTTGCGGAGCTTACCGGGGCTTCGGTGTACATTGTGCACCTGAGTTGCGTGGAGGCATTGGAGGAAGCCCTTCGCGCCCGCCTGCGGGGTGTGGATGTTTCGATAGAAACGCTTATCCAATATCTGCTTATCGATAAAAATTACGCGGAATTAGGGAATTTTGAAGGAGCCAAATATGTGATGTCTCCGCCCCTTCGCGACGCCAGTAATCAGCCAATTTTGTGGAATGCCCTGCGTCAAGGCCTCATCCAGACCGTGGCAACCGACCATGCGCCTTTCGACTTTTTCACACAGAAGCGTATGGGCGAACATGACTTTACCAAAATCCCCAATGGCATCCCGGCCATCGAGGATCGGGTGAATCTGCTCTATACCCATGGCGTGGCTGAGGGCCGCCTGGACCTCCAGACCTTCGTGGCGGTGGCGAGCACGAACGCCGCCAAGACCTTCAACCTCTTTCCGCGCAAGGGAACCATTCAGCCCGGTTGCGATGCTGACTTGGTGGTTTATGATCCGGCCTATCGCGGGACGATCTCCGCTGCCACCCAGACCCAGAATGTCGATTACAACGCTTTCGAGGGTTGGGAGATCAAAGGCAAGCCGACCCATGTCTCCGTACGCGGGCAGCTCGCTGTCCGGGACGGGAAGTTCGTGGGGACGCCGGGCCGGGGCCGCCTGCTCAGGACAACACGCTGAGCAGCGAGTCCAGGTGAATGGCCATATCGGGCCGTGTTCCCGCCCAGGGAAACACGGCGTCGATCTCCTCGGGAGAGACGGATTCCTCCAGAGGTTCGAGTCTTTTTAGTACGCTTGTAAGCGCGGGAGCGAACAAGGAAGCATCCTGACCAATACAAAAGTCGAGAACCTTGGGCGGTTTATTGTTCACCCCCATGCGTACGCGCATTCCAGACGCGTAAGCGTTCAGGCCTAAATCCCACGCCCCGCCTTCGGAGGTCAGCCGCAGGTCGCGGTAATGCTCGTTTGGCTCGATGCGGTGGAAGGTCACTATTCCTTGCTGCGGTCTGGGTGACCCCACCAACTGTTCTTCCGCTTGCCGTCGTAGTGTTTCTCGATCAGGCGCACGGCGTCTTCCAGCGATCCATCGGCCGGAGCCCACTCCTTCACATCGGGAAAGTCGATGGAGGCGTTGCGATTCTTGGCATCGCTGCGGAAACGAATCGGGCACCAGAAGGACTCAATGTTGCGAAGCATCTCGCTGCCCAGGCTCCAGAGCCCCGTCATCCAATCACAGTACCAGCACCAGAGCAAATCGTAGCCGACCAAGCCATCATATTTGTGGCGCGACAAATTGACCCACTCGCTTTGCTTGTAGGTGGGGAGCTTACCGATGCCGGCCACGATGGGGTAGAGGACGAGTTCCGTAGCGCGGATCGCCACGAAGGCGAGCACGGCCGGAGTCTGGAGTAAAAGGCACACCTGATTGCGGATCGGTCCCAGCACATGGGCCTGGGCATCGGTGAGGGTGCGCCCCTTCTTGCCGCGAATGGCTCGGTGCACCAGGCAGAAGAAATGGAGAAAGAGAAGCTGGGCGACGACGGCGGCAAAAAATCCGCGCCATCCGTCCCAGGTCGCGCCGACTGCCCACGGCACCCAGGTGTAAAGGCTGACAAAAGCGTCGAGCAGCGGAGCCTCGGTGATCTTCTCCGAGATGGCATAGGCGATTCGCGTCAGAATCGCGGCGACGATGAGTCCGCAGAAAACAGTTCCGAGGACGCAAAAAAAGGCGGTCACTTCAAGCATCCCGCCAGCATGCCGAGGAGCTGGCTCCTCGGCGATGCAAAATCTCTAGCGGGCGGCTTGCGCCTTCTTGAACTCCAGCACGTTGATCGGCGGGACGTTCAGGGCGCAGTATTCCTTGTCGTGCAACTCAAAGAGGTGGCTCTCGTCGCACAGCTGGGTGGTCACCTGATAGGTGATGAACCTGCTCTCCTCGTGCATCGCATCTGAGATGCTGCCGAGGAGCTTGCCGCGGGCTTCCTCGGGAATTACGAGGAAGGGCAGACCGGAAACGATATAGTCGCAATGTGTGATCCCATGCTCGGCGAGGACGTCGGGCATCTCGGTGGCGTTCCTGTGCAGGATCGTCACGCGCGGGTCATGGGCGAATTGCTTGCGCAGGTGCGCCACGAACTCCTCGTCCAACTCGAAGGCAAAGAGGCGGGAGTTCTTATCCATCCGCTTCACGATCTTGCGGGTATGGCAACCCTCGCCGGGTCCGAGTTCCACCACCACACGGGGCTTGGAGAAATCCAGGCGACGGGAGGTTTGGCGGGTGAGGAATGGTGAACTGGGCACGATGTAGCCAACCTGCAAGGGATTGGCCAACACGCGCTTGAAGAAGAGTAGACTCATTTATTTAAGGGGAGCGACCTGTTTATTCCAGCCTGAGAGTCGCTCGTAGGCATCTGCCACCCCGAGGAGCCTGCTTTCGTCGAGCGATTTGCCGAGGAATTGGAGTCCGACCGGGAGTTGCTTCCCGCCTTCTTCCACAAATCCACATGGAACGCTGATGCCGCAGATTCCAGCCAGGTTGGCTGCAATGGTGAAAATATCCGCCAGGTACATGCGCAGCGGGTCGCTCGTGCGCTCGCCAATCGGGAAGGCCAGATCAGGCGAGGTCGGGCAGACGATGGCGTCGACCTTCTCGTACGCGGCTTCAAAGTCGCGCCGGATGAGCGTGCGCACCTTTTGCGCACGGAGGTAGTACGCATCGTAGTAGCCGCTCGACAGGACATAGGTACCCAGAATGATACGCCGTTTTACCTCACTGCCAAATCCCTCCTCGCGCGAGCGCAGGTAGAGATCCATCAGATCCTTCGGCTGATCGGCTCGCTTGCCGTAGCGCACGCCATCGAAGCGGGCCAGGTTGGCCGATGCCTCGGCGGTGGCGATGATATAGTAAACCGATACGGCGTATTCCGTGTGCGGGAGCGAGATTTCCACCAACTCCGCCCCGGCGGCTTCGCATTGGCGGATGGCTTCCTCGACCTTGGCGCGGACCCGGGCATCCATGCCGTCGACGAAATATTCCTTCGGAATACCGAGTTTTACGCCCTTCAGGTCACGACCGAGCTGGGAGGTGAAATCCTCCGTCGGCAAATCGAGCGAGGTCGAGTCGCGCGGATCGCGTCCGGCGATGGCGTTGAGCAGCAGGGCGCAATCCTTCGTCGTGCGGGCAAATGGCCCGATCTGGTCGAGCGAAGACGCAAAAGCGATAAGGCCGTAGCGGGAAACGCGGCCATAGCTGGGCTTGAGGCCCACGCAGCCGCAAAGGGCGGCGGGTTGGCGAATCGATCCGCCCGTATCCGATCCCAGCGTAGCCGGAACCTCCAGCGCAGCCACGGCAGCAGCGGAACCACCCGACGAGCCACCCGGAATCCGGGAGGTATCCCATGGGTTGCGGGTGACCTGGTAGGCCGAGTTTTCTGTCGACGATCCCATGGCGAACTCGTCCATGTTCAGGCGGCCGAACGGAATCGCACCCGCCGCTCGGAGCTTGGTAATCACCGTGGCGTCGTAGGGCGAGGTGTAGCCGGTGAGCATCCTCGAGGCAGCCGTGCAGGACTCGCCCTTGACGTTGATCACGTCCTTGATGCCGATGGGCACGCCGCCCAGCGGGAGGGAGATGTCGGCGGTTTCGGCAGCTTTCCTGGCTGCTTCAAAATCGCGGGAAAGGAAAGCCTGCACCTGCGGCTCGACGGCCTCGATGCGTTTTTCCAGCGCCGTGATGGCGTCGACGGGGGTGAATTGACCGGCGCGGAAGCCAGCCTGGAGTTCGGCTGCGGAGAGAGTGGTCAGATCCATTATTCGAGAACCTTCGGGACGATCAGGAGATTGTTAGCGGAGCGCGGGGCGATGCCGAGGAAGGCTTCGCGCGGCAGGCTTTCACCCGGCACATCGTCGCGGGTGACGTTAAAGACCGGATACGTGTGGGCGGTGGGTTCCACGTCCGAGACATCCAGCTTTTTGAGATGCTCGATATGCTCAAGGATGCGACCGAGCTGGTCTTGGAATGTGGCGACCTCCTCATCGGAGAGCGCGAGGCGGGCCAGGGTGGCGACTTTGCGCACGTTCAGATCGGGTGAGCTCATGACGAAAAGGGAATCACACTGCCCAGCGCGGGCGGGGAGGGAAAGTGTAAAGCGTCGCCCCGAGGGCGATTTTTGCGTTTTTTCAACTCGGTACGGAATTTGCTTTATGAGGGCATGGACCACCCAAAAACAGCCGCTTCACCGCAAAGTGCGGGGCATTTGGCTGGCCTTCTCGCCTCGCTGCATGCCCTCGGAGTCCGAAACCGCGAGGTCTATAATGGCGTTCTTCGCTCAGTGCTCGACGCAAATCCGCACTTCCTTGGGGTGTGGTCGGTTTGGCAACCCGATGCCCTCGATGGCCGGGACCATGAATATGCCGGTGCGCCGGGACATGATGAATCCGGTCGCTTTGTGCCGCTGTGGCATCGCTTCGGCGGAGAGGTGCAGCTTGAGCCCAATACCGACTACGATGAACCTGGCGCCCAGTGGTATCGGCTTCCGGCCTGTCGCGGTAGCCAGGTCGTAATCGATCCGTACGAATACCGGGTCGGCGGGGAAAATCTCTTTATCGCCAGTCAGGCGGCCCCGATCAAATTCGGCGGTCGCTGCGTGGGCGTGGCCGGATTTGATGTTCACATGGATGTGCTCATCGACGCGGAAGTCCTCCCGCGCAATGTGGAGCCGATCGAGAATGCCCTGAACCGTCACCACGTCATCCTGGACGATGGGGGCGATGTCCGGTTCTGGAGTCCTGTTACTCGCCAGCTCATCTGGCGCTATGTCGGCGGACGTCCCGCCGGGCAAAGCGAACTGCCTGCGCCCTTGCACGAAATGGTCGCTTCCCGATTGCAAAATCCGTCGCGGCGTGGAGCGTCCTGGACTTTTCCGAAGGGAACGAGGGAGTTGGTAATACGATTCACGCGCCACCCGCATGCGGGTTGCGGCCTTCTCCTGGTGGAGGAGCGCGGCCTGGAATGCGCACCCATGGCGTCCGAGAGCGGGCTGAGCCAGCGGGAACGCGAAGTGGCCGACTGGATGTGCCAGGGCAAATCCAATGAGGAAATCTCCATCATCCTCGGGATCAGTGCTCACACGGTGAAGAACCATCTGGAGAAAATCTTTCGTAAACTCGGGGTGGAAAACCGCCACGCCGCAGCACTCGCCTTTCAGCGCGAATACGCTGAATCAGCCGCCTCATAGGAAGGTCTTCCTATTGTTGTATAGGAAGGACGGAGGCAGTGTGCGAACCATGTCGGATGTAA of the Terrimicrobium sacchariphilum genome contains:
- the hydA gene encoding dihydropyrimidinase gives rise to the protein MALLIKNGEIVTADSRYVADIWCEGETITHIAPDIEVPAGAEVIDASGKYVFPGFIDPHTHIYLPFMGTYSKDDYESGTKAALIGGTTTIFDMCTPGRGTTPLEGFETWTRQASGKAACDYAFHVGVAGFDESTPAQLREIVAKGIGSFKIFLAYKGALGIDDEELYETLRIAKELGVITAAHCENSTLISSLQKDLLARGVTGTEGHHASRPPRVEAEGVHHLMTFAELTGASVYIVHLSCVEALEEALRARLRGVDVSIETLIQYLLIDKNYAELGNFEGAKYVMSPPLRDASNQPILWNALRQGLIQTVATDHAPFDFFTQKRMGEHDFTKIPNGIPAIEDRVNLLYTHGVAEGRLDLQTFVAVASTNAAKTFNLFPRKGTIQPGCDADLVVYDPAYRGTISAATQTQNVDYNAFEGWEIKGKPTHVSVRGQLAVRDGKFVGTPGRGRLLRTTR
- a CDS encoding class I SAM-dependent methyltransferase — translated: MSLLFFKRVLANPLQVGYIVPSSPFLTRQTSRRLDFSKPRVVVELGPGEGCHTRKIVKRMDKNSRLFAFELDEEFVAHLRKQFAHDPRVTILHRNATEMPDVLAEHGITHCDYIVSGLPFLVIPEEARGKLLGSISDAMHEESRFITYQVTTQLCDESHLFELHDKEYCALNVPPINVLEFKKAQAAR
- the gatA gene encoding Asp-tRNA(Asn)/Glu-tRNA(Gln) amidotransferase subunit GatA — protein: MDLTTLSAAELQAGFRAGQFTPVDAITALEKRIEAVEPQVQAFLSRDFEAARKAAETADISLPLGGVPIGIKDVINVKGESCTAASRMLTGYTSPYDATVITKLRAAGAIPFGRLNMDEFAMGSSTENSAYQVTRNPWDTSRIPGGSSGGSAAAVAALEVPATLGSDTGGSIRQPAALCGCVGLKPSYGRVSRYGLIAFASSLDQIGPFARTTKDCALLLNAIAGRDPRDSTSLDLPTEDFTSQLGRDLKGVKLGIPKEYFVDGMDARVRAKVEEAIRQCEAAGAELVEISLPHTEYAVSVYYIIATAEASANLARFDGVRYGKRADQPKDLMDLYLRSREEGFGSEVKRRIILGTYVLSSGYYDAYYLRAQKVRTLIRRDFEAAYEKVDAIVCPTSPDLAFPIGERTSDPLRMYLADIFTIAANLAGICGISVPCGFVEEGGKQLPVGLQFLGKSLDESRLLGVADAYERLSGWNKQVAPLK
- the gatC gene encoding Asp-tRNA(Asn)/Glu-tRNA(Gln) amidotransferase subunit GatC, with protein sequence MSSPDLNVRKVATLARLALSDEEVATFQDQLGRILEHIEHLKKLDVSDVEPTAHTYPVFNVTRDDVPGESLPREAFLGIAPRSANNLLIVPKVLE
- a CDS encoding LuxR C-terminal-related transcriptional regulator, producing MDHPKTAASPQSAGHLAGLLASLHALGVRNREVYNGVLRSVLDANPHFLGVWSVWQPDALDGRDHEYAGAPGHDESGRFVPLWHRFGGEVQLEPNTDYDEPGAQWYRLPACRGSQVVIDPYEYRVGGENLFIASQAAPIKFGGRCVGVAGFDVHMDVLIDAEVLPRNVEPIENALNRHHVILDDGGDVRFWSPVTRQLIWRYVGGRPAGQSELPAPLHEMVASRLQNPSRRGASWTFPKGTRELVIRFTRHPHAGCGLLLVEERGLECAPMASESGLSQREREVADWMCQGKSNEEISIILGISAHTVKNHLEKIFRKLGVENRHAAALAFQREYAESAAS